Proteins encoded in a region of the Vicia villosa cultivar HV-30 ecotype Madison, WI linkage group LG5, Vvil1.0, whole genome shotgun sequence genome:
- the LOC131605498 gene encoding large ribosomal subunit protein eL22z-like: MSRGAAAGAKGKKKVATFTIDRSKPVEDKIMDIASFEKFLQERIKVGGKGDTLGDSVTVTLEKSKITVTSDSDFSKRYLKYVIKKYLKKHNLRDWLRIIASMKDRYIYEVKYFNISENEGEEEHYF; encoded by the exons ATGAGTCGTGGTGCAGCTG CTGGAGccaagggaaagaagaaggtggcaACATTCACCATTGACCGTAGTAAGCCAGTGGAAGACAAGATCATGGACATTGCTTCCTTTGAGAAGTTTCTTCAAGAAAGGATCAAGGTGGGTGGCAAAGGTGATACTCTTGGTGATTCTGTCACCGTTACCTTGGAGAAATCCAAGATTACTGTTACCTCTGATAGCGACTTTTCCAAGCG CTATTTGAAGTATGTTATCAAAAAGTATTTGAAGAAGCATAATCTGAGAGATTGGCTTAGAATTATTGCCTCAATGAAAGATAGATATATCTATGAGGTGAAGTACTTTAACATTTCTGAGAACGAGGGAGAGGAAGAACATTATTTCTGA
- the LOC131605497 gene encoding uncharacterized protein At4g02000-like — translation MQIENIPLFHVDFWVQVHNLPAGFMSEKVGKNMANFIGNFVEYDKNNNSSLWRQYMRLRVKIDVRNPLKKSTRVKNKGGDWCNVTFKYERLGLFCFVCGRLGHNESKCEIRFAMDNDDGSRGWSVELRAESRRNSGATVSRWLKEEQGS, via the coding sequence ATGCAAATCGAGAATATTCCACTGTTCCACGTGGATTTTTGGGTGCAAGTTCACAATCTACCTGCAGGGTTCATGTCTGAGAAAGTTGGAAAAAATATGGCTAACTTCATAGGTAATTTTGTGGAGTATGATAAGAATAACAATTCAAGCTTATGGAGACAATATATGAGGTTACGAGTTAAGATCGACGTTCGGAACCCTCTTAAGAAAAGTACGAGAGTGAAGAATAAAGGCGGTGACTGGTGCAATGTGACATTCAAGTATGAAAGACTCGGATTGTTCTGCTTTGTGTGTGGTCGACTTGGACACAATGAGTCCAAATGTGAAATCCGGTTTGCAATGGATAATGATGACGGTTCGAGAGGATGGTCAGTGGAATTAAGGGCGGAAAGTAGAAGAAATAGTGGTGCTACGGTTTCGCGGTGGTTGAAAGAGGAACAAGGAAGTTGA
- the LOC131607417 gene encoding uncharacterized protein LOC131607417 — translation MLREEAWRRRKHDHVSRSSTRRLTKSVSEDDLQELKACFELGFGFDSPETDPKLTKTIPALELYHAVNKQYNDHSLSRSSSSSSIVSDSGIANTTTIFNPADDLPAKKNRLKQWAKMVACVVRQSSSSAGSSSSKQID, via the exons ATGCTTCGAGAAGAAGCATGGCGGAGACGAAAGCACGATCACGTCAGCCGCAGTAGCACCCGTCGGCTAACCAAGAGTGTCTCTGAGGATGATTTACAGGAACTCAAAGCGTGTTTCGAACTCGGTTTCGGCTTTGATTCACCCGAAACCGACCCGAAGTTAACCAAGACTATACCTGCTTTGGAGCTTTATCATGCTGTTAATAAACAGTACAATGATCATAGCTTGTCTCGatcctcttcttcatcttccattgTTTCTGATAGCGGCATTGCAAACACCACCACCATATTTAATCCAG CTGATGATTTGCCTGCGAAGAAGAATCGGTTGAAACAATGGGCAAAGATGGTTGCTTGTGTGGTGCGTCAATCTTCTTCATCGGCGGGTTCAAGTTCTTCTAAACAAATTGATTAA